In a genomic window of Rhopalosiphum maidis isolate BTI-1 chromosome 4, ASM367621v3, whole genome shotgun sequence:
- the LOC113561038 gene encoding autophagy protein 5: protein MANDTEILHYLWNGKLPVCFQLDEQEIHGIQNPEPFYLMVPRMSYFPLVCDKVKKHFVKHVDPEKQEMEMWLEFKNIPLKWNNPIGVLYDLFTIDDKQVDLPWQITVHFDNFPENQILRCSCRESVESNFMSAMKEADMLKHRSQVFSTMQRHQHNQLWTGLLNDKFDQFWSENKKLMEPSDGSYFKHIPVHFYRSGSSVMTQTLVKPVSEDGNHMTLGELIKLNYPSVDNPKIFTHGICIPHETPVQWMSEHMSYLG from the exons ATGGCAAACGATACGGAAATTCTTCACTATTTATGGAATGGGAAGTTACCTGTATGTTTTCAATTGGATGAACAAGAAATTCATGGTATACAGAATCCAGAGCCGTTTTACTTGATGGTACCCAGAATGAGTTACTTTCCGTTGGTCTGTGATAAa gtaaaaaaacattttgtgaagCATGTGGATCCTGAAAAACAAGAAATGGAAATGTggttagaatttaaaaatattccattaaaatg gaATAATCCTATTGGTGTTCTTTATGATCTCTTTACAATTGATGATAAACAAGTTGATTTACCATGGCAAATAACTGTTCACTTTGATAATTTTCCTGAAAATCAAATACTGAGATGCTCATGCcg tgaatctgtagaatctaattttatgtcaGCAATGAAAGAAGCTGATATGCTAAAACACAGAAGTCAAGTATTTTCAACTATGCAGCGACATCAACACAATCAATTATGGACTGGACTACTTAATG ATAAATTTGATCAGTTTTGGTCAgagaataaaaaactaatggaACCATCTGATGgcagttattttaaacatatacctgtacatttttatcgatCAGGATCATCAGTTATGACACAAACATTAGTTAAGCCAGTTTCAGAAGATGGAAACCATATGACTTTGGGAGAACtgataaaacttaattatccATCAGTAGATAACC ctAAAATTTTTACTCATGGCATTTGCATACCTCATGAAACGCCAGTTCAATGGATGAGTGAACACATGAGTTACCttggataa
- the LOC113560293 gene encoding serine palmitoyltransferase 2 → MAPVLTKSYLDYPKLKGSLEKKTSLNNLDSMKESYEKMPLYTSIMASLGFYFLIFIGLINHIIFTPKVATEKNRKGYPPLYNKFDSIFLRYVFRRVKDCFNRVVCGVPGAKIDIIDRVTHDSCWSFELLDTKSAFLNLGSYNYLGFAQNKGPCADDTKDIIKKYGWAVGSSRQELGTNHLHLELEQLTAEFLGVEDAIVFGMGFATNALNLPAIINSECLVLSDEYNHASVILGIRLSGATSVVFKHNDIKHLEHLIRQNIVSGQPKTQKPWEKMFIVTEGIFSMEGSITNLPDIIAIKKKYNVYLYVDEAHSVGALGPNGRGIFDYYNCNPKDVDILMGTFSKSFGSAGGYIAGSKVLIDYLRVNSHASCYATSMAPPIAQIVITSMSMIMGKKHGEEGRKRIIQLASNVKYFRRKLKALGCVVYGNDDSPVIPMLVYMIAKVGATVREFNKFNIATVGVGFPATPLLEGRIRFCMSAALSKEQLDEVLEATEKVMNKMGLCYSRKPKSNEQILYENPY, encoded by the exons atggcacCAGTTTTAACTAAATCATACCTTGATTACCCAAAGTTAAAAGGATCTCTAGAAAAG aaaacaagtcttaataatttagatagtATGAAAGAATCATATGAGAAAATGCCATTATATACATCAATTATGGCATCTttaggattttattttttgatttttattggaCTCATAAATCATATCATTTTTACTCCTAAAGTAGCTACTGAAAAAAATCGAaag gGATATCCACcattgtacaataaatttgatagcatatttttaagatatgttTTTCGACGAGTTAAAGACTGTTTTAATCGAGTAGTTTGTGGTGTACCAGGTGCAAAAATTGATATCATTGATAGAGTAACTCATGATAGTTGTTGGTCATTCga gcTTTTGGACACAAAATCTGCTTTTCTTAATTTAGGTTCATATAATTACTTAGGTTTTGCTCAGAATAAAGGTCCGTGTGCAGATGATACTAAAGacataataaagaaatatggTTGGGCAGTTGGTAGTTCGCGTCAGGAACTTGGAACCAACCATCTTCATTTAGAGCTCGAACAACTAACAGCTGAATTCTTAGGTGTTGAGGATGCTATAGTATTTGGTATGGGATTTGCCACTAATGCTCTGAATTTGCCTGCCATCATAAATTCTGAGTGCTTAGTACTAAGTGATGAATATAATCATGCATCTGTTATTTTGGGGATACGACTGTCTGGAGCCACATCTGtagtatttaaacataatg atattaaacatttagaacatttaataagacaaaatattgtttctggTCAACCGAAAACCCAAAAACCTtgggaaaaaatgtttattgtaacTGAAGGCATTTTCAGCATGGAAGGATCAATTACAAACCTTCCAGATATaattgcaattaaaaaaaaatataat gtttatttatatgttgatGAAGCTCATAGTGTTGGAGCCTTAGGACCAAATGGTCGAGGTATattcgattattataattgtaatccAAAAGATGTTGATATATTAATGGGCACATTCAGTAAATCTTTCGGTTCAGCTGGAGGGTATATAGCTGGcagtaaa GTTTTAATTGACTATTTGAGAGTTAATAGTCATGCTTCATGTTACGCTACTTCTATGGCACCACCTATAGCTCAAATAGTTATAACATCTATGTCAATGATAATGGGAAAAAAACACGGAGAAGAAGGTAGAAAACGGATTATCCAACTTGCAAGTAATGTCAAATATTTCCGAAGGAAACTTAAGGCCTTAGGTTGTGTAGTATATGGAAATGATGACTCTCCTGTCATTCCTATGTTGGTATATATGATAGCCAAAGTtgg agcaACAGTCAGAgagttcaataaatttaatatagctaCGGTTGGTGTTGGTTTTCCAGCTACTCCATTACTTGAAGGAAGAATTCGTTTTTGTATGTCAGCTGCTTTGTCTAAAGAACAACTCGAtgaa gTTCTTGAAGCCACAGAAaaagtaatgaataaaatggGTTTGTGTTATTCAAGAAAACCTAAATCTAATGAACAAATATTGTATGAGAATCCATATTAG
- the LOC113549575 gene encoding mediator of RNA polymerase II transcription subunit 15 isoform X2, with protein MSEASAQQQPATDVQQMQQAQQQQQQQQQQQQQQQQQQQQNQQQQSQQNQQNQQTQQMQQPQQIQVMIQQPQGQVDMQQQQSQQQQQPQQVAVASGQQTITMQMSSDGSNGGTVQLPHSSAPMTTIETSGQMQISTIQPQQQQQGQVQMTNIQAQQPGQVQQQHTMQAQTPTQQQQQQTQIQQINDWSHGRVQLIQQAGPQFVQYNAQGQLIMPGTMLQHPTSGAIQVIAAPNKQFQSQQMLTTAHAHKQYTSCATGRTVQQNAQTMQFSPWQFNASLPQGLTWATPQPQALLTQNHPIFIRGAPQQDGQQQQVQTPMFIQSPPPQHLQQHHGQTMVQTSGGVMQNIGQMVSGTTTTTIKSQRADIQPKVVTTPNGMGNNRQLSILPSGHTIRPNATISTQTTTGIQHLNQMQKAQLKVRPKTGVRQGFSIAPHKSDAANQTNQTKPLQSPQQSMNTNKMILTSSGQLVPQIQQQQQQQQTVQVQHLQQQQQAQQQIKLVSMQSPNHQIVSMQSPQVAYQQQQIIKPTTNVMSMSMNSPQKIHIHQLQQGQAIVSSQPQQQITILDRPVIPVVSCAPQASTQSQLLISPQIQTSTSSMLPPIKSDESPKTSPAVQTNETSAVVVSIAENTTETTASVSLPVTSNEDNSRDKGLPKALVKPQVLTHVIEGFVIQEADQPFPVNRSCTIADISNSAQDKESIKLDEEPPNKKSKTDNNNQDKIKCDSCGKCQELQKFKIKKKSKRFCSQECSKIFENSSKTGQTDKKNGKNWECESNGSAGDSSNTASSLDLPNRMQIDVDPKTDVAPELCSINPLTWTVKDVRKFIGQLTDSEEIAADFESHEIDGQALMLLKEDHLIRDMSMKLGPALKIFAKLDAMRTENPELQPPATSQ; from the exons ATGAGTGAGGCATCGGCACAACAACAGCCTGCCACAGACGTACAACAAATGCAACAAGcacagcaacaacaacagcagcagcagcagcagcaacagcaacagcaacagcaacagcaacaaAATCAACAACAGCAGTCCCAGCAAAATCAACAAAACCAACAAACACAACAAATGCAACAGCCACAACAAATACAAGTTATGATTCAGCAGCCCCAGGGACAAGTTGACATGCAGCAGCAACAGTCacaacaacagcaacaaccTCAACAAGTTGCTGTCGCCTCTGGTCAGCAAACTATTACTATGCAAATGTCGTCAGATGGATCTAATGGAGGCACCGTGCAACTCCCTCATTCATCAGCTCCAATGACAACTATTgag ACATCAGGTCAAATGCAAATTTCTACTATCCAGCcacagcaacagcaacaggGGCAAGTGCAAATGACTAATATACAAGCTCAACAGCCAGGACAAGTTCAACAGCAACATACTATGCAGGCACAGACACCTACtcaacaacaacagcaacaaACTCAAATTCAACAAATCAATGACTGGAGTCATGGACGTGTTCAGTTAATTCAACAAGCTGGTCCTCAGTTTGTACAGTACAATGCTCAAGGTCAATTAATCATGCCCGGAACAATGTTGCAACATCCTACCTCTGGTGCTATACAAGTGATTGCAGCTCctaataaacaatttcagTCACAACAGATGCTCACCACAGCACATGCTCATAAACAG tacACAAGTTGTGCTACTGGAAGAACTGTACAACAAAATGCTCAAACAATGCAATTTTCACCATGGCAATTTAATGCATCACTTCCTCAAGGACTCACTTGGGCTACACCACAGCCTCAAGCATTATTAACCCAAAATCATCCAATTTTCATAAGAG GTGCACCTCAGCAAGATGGTCAACAACAACAAGTACAAACTCCTATGTTTATACAAAGCCCTCCTCCTCAGCACCTTCAACAACACCATGGCCAAACTATGGTGCAAACTAGTGGTGGTGTTATGCAAAACATTGGGCAAATGGTTAGTGGCACCACAACTACTACTATTAAATCACAACGTGCAGATATACAACCCAAAGTTGTTACAACACCTAATGGTATGGGTAATAACAGACAACTTTCCATACTACCATCGGGACATACAATTCGGCCAAATGCTACAATTTCTACTCAAACTACTACTGGTATACAGCATTTAAATCAAATGCAAAAAGCTCAACTCAAAGTTAGACCTAAGACTGGTGTCCGTCAAGGTTTTAGTATTGCACCTCATAAATCAGATGCTGCTAATCAAACTAATCAAACCAAACCTCTTCAGTCTCCTCAACAATCTATGAACACCaacaa AATGATTTTGACAAGTTCTGGACAACTTGTGCCACAAattcaacaacaacaacagcagcagcaaacAGTGCAAGTACAACATTTGCAACAGCAACAACAAGCTcaacaacaaattaaattagttagtaTGCAATCGCCAAACCATCAAATTGTAAGTATGCAATCGCCTCAAGTTGCATATCAACAACAGCAAATCATCAAACCCACCACAAACGTAATGAGTATGTCTATGAATTCTCCACAAAAGATACATATACATCAATTGCAGCAAGGCCAAGCTATTGTCAGTAGTCAGCCACAACAACAAATCACTATTCTGGATCGTCCAGTTATACCAGTTGTTTCATGTGCTCCTCAGGCATCAACACAATCTCAGCTTCTAATTTCTCCCCAAATTCAAACATCGACTTCATCAATGCTTCCTCCAATTAAATCTGATGAATCTCCAAAGACATCCCCAGCTGTTCAAACTAATGAAACATCAGCTGTTGTGGTCTCAATAGCAGAAAATACTACTGAAACAACTGCATCAGTTTCGTTACCTGTTACTTCTAATGAAGACAATTCTAGAGATAAAGGATTGCCTAAAGCTTTAGTAAAACCACAAGTCTTGACCCATGTTATTGAAGGCTTTGTGATACAAGAAGCTGATCAACCATTCCCCGTAAATCGATCTTGCACTATAGCAGATATTTCCAATAGTGCTCAGGACAAGGAAAGCATAAAATTAGATGAAGAACCGCCAA ataAAAAGAGTAAAACAGACAATAACAACCAAGACAAAATCAAGTGCGACTCATGTGGAAAATGTCAAGaattacaaaaattcaaaattaaaaagaaatcgaAACGTTTTTGTTCACAAGAATGCTCAaagatatttgaaaatagttcaaaaactGGACAAACCGACaagaaaaatggaaaaaattgG gaaTGTGAAAGCAATGGTTCAGCTGGTGATTCTAGTAATACTGCCTCATCACTTGATTTACCTAATCGAATGCAAATTGATGTTGACCCTAAGACAGATGTGGCTCCAGAATTGTGTTCTATTAATCCATTGACATGGAct GTTAAAGATGTACGGAAGTTTATTGGCCAACTAACAGATAGTGAGGAAATAGCAGCAGATTTTGAAAGTCATGAAATTGATGGTCAGGCTTTGATGCTGCTCAAAGAAGATCATTTAATTAGAGATATGTCAATGAAACTTGGAccagcattaaaaatatttgcaaaacTGGATGCCATGCGTACTGAAAATCCAGAACTTCAACCCCCTGCAACTTCacaataa
- the LOC113549575 gene encoding mediator of RNA polymerase II transcription subunit 15 isoform X1, with protein sequence MSEASAQQQPATDVQQMQQAQQQQQQQQQQQQQQQQQQQQNQQQQSQQNQQNQQTQQMQQPQQIQVMIQQPQGQVDMQQQQSQQQQQPQQVAVASGQQTITMQMSSDGSNGGTVQLPHSSAPMTTIETSGQMQISTIQPQQQQQGQVQMTNIQAQQPGQVQQQHTMQAQTPTQQQQQQTQIQQINDWSHGRVQLIQQAGPQFVQYNAQGQLIMPGTMLQHPTSGAIQVIAAPNKQFQSQQMLTTAHAHKQVISQGQATSFPTGYAAIPTTTNQTLVIGQLGVISSQPNMKQNEMQQTYTSCATGRTVQQNAQTMQFSPWQFNASLPQGLTWATPQPQALLTQNHPIFIRGAPQQDGQQQQVQTPMFIQSPPPQHLQQHHGQTMVQTSGGVMQNIGQMVSGTTTTTIKSQRADIQPKVVTTPNGMGNNRQLSILPSGHTIRPNATISTQTTTGIQHLNQMQKAQLKVRPKTGVRQGFSIAPHKSDAANQTNQTKPLQSPQQSMNTNKMILTSSGQLVPQIQQQQQQQQTVQVQHLQQQQQAQQQIKLVSMQSPNHQIVSMQSPQVAYQQQQIIKPTTNVMSMSMNSPQKIHIHQLQQGQAIVSSQPQQQITILDRPVIPVVSCAPQASTQSQLLISPQIQTSTSSMLPPIKSDESPKTSPAVQTNETSAVVVSIAENTTETTASVSLPVTSNEDNSRDKGLPKALVKPQVLTHVIEGFVIQEADQPFPVNRSCTIADISNSAQDKESIKLDEEPPNKKSKTDNNNQDKIKCDSCGKCQELQKFKIKKKSKRFCSQECSKIFENSSKTGQTDKKNGKNWECESNGSAGDSSNTASSLDLPNRMQIDVDPKTDVAPELCSINPLTWTVKDVRKFIGQLTDSEEIAADFESHEIDGQALMLLKEDHLIRDMSMKLGPALKIFAKLDAMRTENPELQPPATSQ encoded by the exons ATGAGTGAGGCATCGGCACAACAACAGCCTGCCACAGACGTACAACAAATGCAACAAGcacagcaacaacaacagcagcagcagcagcagcaacagcaacagcaacagcaacagcaacaaAATCAACAACAGCAGTCCCAGCAAAATCAACAAAACCAACAAACACAACAAATGCAACAGCCACAACAAATACAAGTTATGATTCAGCAGCCCCAGGGACAAGTTGACATGCAGCAGCAACAGTCacaacaacagcaacaaccTCAACAAGTTGCTGTCGCCTCTGGTCAGCAAACTATTACTATGCAAATGTCGTCAGATGGATCTAATGGAGGCACCGTGCAACTCCCTCATTCATCAGCTCCAATGACAACTATTgag ACATCAGGTCAAATGCAAATTTCTACTATCCAGCcacagcaacagcaacaggGGCAAGTGCAAATGACTAATATACAAGCTCAACAGCCAGGACAAGTTCAACAGCAACATACTATGCAGGCACAGACACCTACtcaacaacaacagcaacaaACTCAAATTCAACAAATCAATGACTGGAGTCATGGACGTGTTCAGTTAATTCAACAAGCTGGTCCTCAGTTTGTACAGTACAATGCTCAAGGTCAATTAATCATGCCCGGAACAATGTTGCAACATCCTACCTCTGGTGCTATACAAGTGATTGCAGCTCctaataaacaatttcagTCACAACAGATGCTCACCACAGCACATGCTCATAAACAGGTAATATCGCAAGGACAGGCAACGTCATTTCCGACTGGATATGCTGCTATACCAACTACTACTAACCAGACTCTTGTCATCGGCCAATTAGGGGTGATAAGTAGTCAACCAAATATGAAACAAAATGAAATGCAACAAACA tacACAAGTTGTGCTACTGGAAGAACTGTACAACAAAATGCTCAAACAATGCAATTTTCACCATGGCAATTTAATGCATCACTTCCTCAAGGACTCACTTGGGCTACACCACAGCCTCAAGCATTATTAACCCAAAATCATCCAATTTTCATAAGAG GTGCACCTCAGCAAGATGGTCAACAACAACAAGTACAAACTCCTATGTTTATACAAAGCCCTCCTCCTCAGCACCTTCAACAACACCATGGCCAAACTATGGTGCAAACTAGTGGTGGTGTTATGCAAAACATTGGGCAAATGGTTAGTGGCACCACAACTACTACTATTAAATCACAACGTGCAGATATACAACCCAAAGTTGTTACAACACCTAATGGTATGGGTAATAACAGACAACTTTCCATACTACCATCGGGACATACAATTCGGCCAAATGCTACAATTTCTACTCAAACTACTACTGGTATACAGCATTTAAATCAAATGCAAAAAGCTCAACTCAAAGTTAGACCTAAGACTGGTGTCCGTCAAGGTTTTAGTATTGCACCTCATAAATCAGATGCTGCTAATCAAACTAATCAAACCAAACCTCTTCAGTCTCCTCAACAATCTATGAACACCaacaa AATGATTTTGACAAGTTCTGGACAACTTGTGCCACAAattcaacaacaacaacagcagcagcaaacAGTGCAAGTACAACATTTGCAACAGCAACAACAAGCTcaacaacaaattaaattagttagtaTGCAATCGCCAAACCATCAAATTGTAAGTATGCAATCGCCTCAAGTTGCATATCAACAACAGCAAATCATCAAACCCACCACAAACGTAATGAGTATGTCTATGAATTCTCCACAAAAGATACATATACATCAATTGCAGCAAGGCCAAGCTATTGTCAGTAGTCAGCCACAACAACAAATCACTATTCTGGATCGTCCAGTTATACCAGTTGTTTCATGTGCTCCTCAGGCATCAACACAATCTCAGCTTCTAATTTCTCCCCAAATTCAAACATCGACTTCATCAATGCTTCCTCCAATTAAATCTGATGAATCTCCAAAGACATCCCCAGCTGTTCAAACTAATGAAACATCAGCTGTTGTGGTCTCAATAGCAGAAAATACTACTGAAACAACTGCATCAGTTTCGTTACCTGTTACTTCTAATGAAGACAATTCTAGAGATAAAGGATTGCCTAAAGCTTTAGTAAAACCACAAGTCTTGACCCATGTTATTGAAGGCTTTGTGATACAAGAAGCTGATCAACCATTCCCCGTAAATCGATCTTGCACTATAGCAGATATTTCCAATAGTGCTCAGGACAAGGAAAGCATAAAATTAGATGAAGAACCGCCAA ataAAAAGAGTAAAACAGACAATAACAACCAAGACAAAATCAAGTGCGACTCATGTGGAAAATGTCAAGaattacaaaaattcaaaattaaaaagaaatcgaAACGTTTTTGTTCACAAGAATGCTCAaagatatttgaaaatagttcaaaaactGGACAAACCGACaagaaaaatggaaaaaattgG gaaTGTGAAAGCAATGGTTCAGCTGGTGATTCTAGTAATACTGCCTCATCACTTGATTTACCTAATCGAATGCAAATTGATGTTGACCCTAAGACAGATGTGGCTCCAGAATTGTGTTCTATTAATCCATTGACATGGAct GTTAAAGATGTACGGAAGTTTATTGGCCAACTAACAGATAGTGAGGAAATAGCAGCAGATTTTGAAAGTCATGAAATTGATGGTCAGGCTTTGATGCTGCTCAAAGAAGATCATTTAATTAGAGATATGTCAATGAAACTTGGAccagcattaaaaatatttgcaaaacTGGATGCCATGCGTACTGAAAATCCAGAACTTCAACCCCCTGCAACTTCacaataa
- the LOC113548714 gene encoding uncharacterized protein LOC113548714 translates to MIYFNTIVIKMRINNEYREKTYVVEWFKLYKKTIQNFKAFYFNGTYPHRSFSPKVVEFIFKLADEFGVDNTVKYKCVELYDRFLSEYFIHKHKKIYCSHSNKWLKVLKQCKKQSYLRIISCMQLLSKYAQQSLILKLKDIKVILQQTGHMYTKKNIRSSEAKVLRIVGYKLNEPSIFMLVEYFIDVIPFITTDSLYSTCLLLTDFVYIYQQELYDQLQYQKTKHRIYTYSEKLELLDIEYDKITTAAAVVVTAFYILNSTDKTNEELCLYLSTLCEKSIDYLLTISTILISIINSISIES, encoded by the exons atgatatatttcaatactatTGTAATCAAGATgagaattaataatgaatacagaGAAA aaacgtATGTAGTCGAATGGTTCAAATTGTACAAGAAAaccattcaaaattttaaagcattttattttaacggcACTTACCCGCACAGATCGTTTTCACCAAAAGTTgtcgaatttatatttaagcttGCTGATGAATTTGGTGTGGATAACACCGTCAAGTACAAATGTGTTGAGTTGTATGATAG atttttatctgAATATTTCATTCATAAACATAAGAAAATCTATTGCAGTCATTCGAATAAGTGGCTGAAAGTTTTGAAGCAGTGTAAGAAACAATCTTATCTACGAATTATTTCGTGCATGCAATTGCTGTCCAAATATGCTCAACAATCTTTG attcttaaattaaaagatataaaagttatactaCAGCAAACTGGgcatatgtatacaaaaaaaaatattcgttctTCAGAAGCTAAAGTCTTGCGCATAGTTGGTTATaag ttGAATGAACcatcaatatttatgttgGTTGAATATTTCATTGACGTGATCCCATTTATTACTACGGATAGTCTGTATTCTACATGCTTATTGCTAAcagattttgtttatatttatcaacaaGAGCTTTATGATCAGCTACAGTATCAAAAGACAAAACATAGAATTTATACTTACAgtgaaaa atTAGAATTACTAGACATTGAGTATGACAAAATAACTACAGCAGCAGCAGTTGTTGTCACAGCTTTTTACATATTGAATTCAACTGATAAAACAAATGAAGAGTTATGTTTGTATCTATCAACTTTATGTGAAAAGTCAATTGACTATTTGTTAACAATTTCAACTATTCTAATTTCTATCATTAACTCAATTAGCATTGaatcataa
- the LOC113547788 gene encoding UDP-sugar transporter UST74c-like yields the protein MVDTNTKDEEPLVEDSSIITSFSKISTALFYAAASMLITVVNKSVLTSYGFPSFQFLAICQMFMTIFVLFTAKSLGKLKFPDLNSHTFKDTFPMPLIYLGNMEFGLGGTKELSLPMFTMLRRFSILITMLGEYYLLNIRPKFSVKISVGMMVSGAIIAASNDLGFNLNGYMFVLFNDFLTAANGVFTKKKLNSKKEMGKYGLMYYSSLFMIPPALILLYFSGDLDKVYRFSYWLHTPFLIQIFISSIMGFILNYSIMLCTQYNSALTTTIIGCLKNIFVTYMGMFIGGDYVYTLNNFIGINISVIGSLFYTYVTFRPSSPSQIKLPNTINV from the exons ATGGTAGACACAAACACCAAGGATGAAGAACCTCTAGTCGAAGACTCTTCAATAATTacatcattttcaaaaattagtaCGGCTCTTTTCTATGCCGCTGCGTCTATGTTAATCACTGTAGTGAATAAATCTGTACTAACTAGTTATGGGTTTCCGTCCTTCCAATTTCTAGCCATTTGCCAAATGTTTATGACAATTTTTGTACTGTTTACAGCCAAAAGTCTTGGAAAACTAAAATTTCCAGATTTAAATAGCCACACATTTAAAGATACGTTTCCAATGCCtctaatatatttaggtaatatGGAGTTTGGTTTAGGCGGTACCAAAGAATTAAGCTTGCCAATGTTCACCATGTTAAGACGTTTCTCTATACTGATAACCATGTTGGGTGAATACTATTTGCTCAACATTAGGCCCAAGTTTTCTGTCAAAATATCGGTTGGCATGATGGTGTCTGGTGCCATTATAGCAGCAAGTAATGACCTAGGATTCAATTTAAACGGATACATGTTTGTACTGTTTAATGATTTCCTGACTGCTGCAAATGGAGtattcaccaaaaaaaaattaaactccaAAAAAGAAATGGGGAAATATGGACTTATGTATTACTCATCTTTGTTCATGATACCGCCTGCTTTaatactgttatatttttcGGGCGATCTAGATAAAGTATACAG atTCAGTTATTGGTTGCATACACCGTTTTTAATCCAAATTTTCATCTCATCTATAATgggctttattttaaattatagcatAATGCTATGTACTCAATACAATTCAGCTTTGACAACAACAATTATCGgatgtcttaaaaatatatttgttacctATATGGGTATGTTTATTGGTGGTGACTATGTGTACACATTGAATAATTTCATTGGTATTAATATCAGTGTTATTGGTAgtctattttatacttatgttaCATTCAGACCATCTTCACCATCTCAAATTAAGTTGCcaaatactataaatgtataa